A region from the Sphingopyxis lindanitolerans genome encodes:
- a CDS encoding M23 family metallopeptidase: MRYAFLAQKFHVGLIVCAGALTGLAAPAAHAVEAGSSDASITVPDEPDQDSFPAGMTAPTENQEARAIFQAWKRLDTGLAANIGVSVPSRRPIEQMSLSSSYGMRVHPITGKLARHNGVDIPAPYGTPIYATADGIVGRAQRLGGYGNYVEIEHGNEIETRYGHMSSFIVRSGQQVKKGDVIGYVGSTGRSTGNHLHYEVRIEGSPVNPLPFCASDSMTIAAMTGHKKLAMGGPE, from the coding sequence GTGCGATACGCTTTTCTGGCGCAAAAGTTTCATGTTGGTCTTATCGTCTGCGCAGGCGCGCTGACGGGCCTTGCCGCTCCGGCGGCGCATGCGGTCGAGGCAGGCAGCAGCGATGCCAGCATCACCGTTCCCGACGAACCCGATCAGGACAGCTTTCCGGCGGGCATGACCGCGCCGACCGAAAATCAGGAAGCGCGCGCGATCTTCCAGGCGTGGAAGCGTCTCGACACCGGCCTTGCCGCGAACATCGGCGTTTCGGTGCCGTCGCGCCGCCCGATCGAGCAGATGTCGCTTTCTTCCTCCTATGGCATGCGCGTCCACCCGATCACCGGCAAGCTCGCGCGCCACAATGGCGTCGACATTCCGGCGCCCTATGGCACCCCCATTTATGCGACCGCCGACGGCATCGTCGGCCGCGCCCAGCGGCTTGGCGGCTATGGCAATTATGTCGAGATCGAGCATGGCAACGAGATCGAGACGCGCTACGGCCATATGTCGTCATTCATCGTCCGTTCGGGGCAGCAGGTGAAGAAGGGCGACGTGATCGGCTATGTCGGCTCGACCGGCCGTTCGACCGGCAATCATCTCCATTATGAAGTCCGCATCGAAGGCTCGCCGGTCAATCCGCTGCCCTTCTGCGCGTCGGATTCGATGACGATCGCCGCGATGACGGGCCACAAGAAACTCGCCATGGGCGGTCCCGAATAA
- a CDS encoding ferritin-like domain-containing protein — protein MRTLGEAARAVLLTPDPHDKRRAARALARAWWRGELDHRCDVAMPDQPAWPARPELLSPSQMPRRRKGGSIRGRIAMLHALAHIEFVAIDLAVDLVGRFGGEFPRGFVDDWIGVAADEAMHFALLDRRLRQLGSFYGEWPAHGGLWEAAAATSDDALARLAIVPMVLEARGLDVTPATVTRFRAAGDDASAKILSRIYNDEIRHVSVGTVWFNQKCDEMGFNAVETWQSLVKSRFRGSLKPPFNDSARREAGLTQDYYAVIAW, from the coding sequence ATGCGAACACTGGGCGAAGCCGCGCGCGCGGTCCTGCTGACGCCGGACCCGCACGACAAGCGCCGCGCGGCGCGGGCGCTGGCGCGGGCGTGGTGGCGCGGCGAACTCGATCATCGCTGCGACGTGGCGATGCCCGACCAGCCCGCATGGCCCGCCAGGCCCGAATTGCTGTCGCCCAGCCAGATGCCGCGGCGGCGCAAGGGCGGGTCGATACGCGGGCGGATCGCGATGCTCCACGCGCTCGCGCATATCGAGTTCGTCGCGATCGACCTCGCGGTCGATCTGGTCGGCCGCTTCGGCGGCGAATTTCCGCGTGGCTTCGTCGACGACTGGATCGGTGTCGCCGCCGATGAGGCGATGCATTTCGCGCTGCTCGATCGGCGATTGCGCCAGCTTGGCAGCTTTTATGGCGAATGGCCCGCGCACGGGGGTTTGTGGGAAGCCGCGGCGGCGACCAGCGACGACGCGCTGGCGCGGCTCGCGATCGTTCCGATGGTGCTGGAGGCGCGCGGCCTCGACGTCACGCCCGCGACCGTCACCCGCTTCCGCGCCGCCGGAGACGATGCGTCGGCGAAGATTTTATCGCGTATTTACAACGATGAAATTCGGCATGTGAGCGTCGGCACAGTCTGGTTTAACCAAAAGTGCGATGAAATGGGATTCAACGCCGTCGAAACGTGGCAAAGCCTCGTAAAATCGCGATTCCGTGGCTCGCTCAAGCCGCCGTTCAACGACTCGGCGCGTCGTGAAGCCGGTTTAACGCAAGACTATTACGCGGTTATTGCTTGGTAA
- a CDS encoding peroxiredoxin, with translation MTLAIGDAIPAVKLLDADGAAIDLAAMKGAPLVVYFYPKADTPGCTVEAQDFTRLAPEFAHLHAQILAVSRDAPAKLCKFRDKYGLTVRLASDEEGAVCEAFGTWVEKQNYGRTYMGIERSTFLFGADGKLVREWRKVRVKGHAEAALEAVKAL, from the coding sequence ATGACCCTCGCTATCGGCGACGCCATTCCTGCGGTGAAGCTGCTCGACGCCGACGGCGCCGCGATCGACCTTGCGGCGATGAAGGGCGCGCCGCTCGTCGTCTATTTCTATCCCAAGGCCGACACGCCCGGCTGCACCGTCGAAGCACAGGATTTCACCCGCCTCGCGCCCGAATTCGCGCATCTGCACGCGCAGATACTCGCGGTGTCACGCGATGCACCGGCGAAACTCTGCAAGTTTCGCGACAAATATGGCCTGACCGTCCGCCTTGCGTCCGACGAGGAAGGCGCGGTGTGCGAGGCGTTCGGCACTTGGGTCGAAAAGCAGAATTACGGGCGCACCTATATGGGCATCGAACGCTCGACCTTCCTGTTCGGCGCCGACGGCAAGCTCGTGCGCGAATGGCGCAAGGTGCGCGTGAAGGGCCATGCCGAAGCCGCGCTGGAGGCCGTGAAGGCGCTTTGA
- a CDS encoding bifunctional [glutamine synthetase] adenylyltransferase/[glutamine synthetase]-adenylyl-L-tyrosine phosphorylase, producing MTALDASARQSALDRLIANAPFLARLAELNPDDISRFLADGTDAALARVAPPPDDDDIMRTLRQWRGRTALLLALGDLSGEHDVAATTRLLSAFADQACDAAIRAAFAERVPGEEARGLAVVALGKLGSHELNYSSDIDPILIFDPATLPRRQRDDPDEAAVRIARRMVEILSARTGDGHVLRVDLRLRPHPEVTPIVLPESAAISYYESEALAWEQAAFIRSRASAGDRALGENFLAAIQPFIWRRSLDFRQLKEIGAMSDRIRDHFSQGQAFGPGYDLKRGRGGIREIEFFAQVHQLIYGGRDPSLRVPATVDALAALAKAGRIDADVANRLTGHYATLRRIEHRLQMIEDQQTHSLPVQPDALGAVARLDGETDGAALLAALLPVVTDVGACYDSLVVERAVTGGLPREESELAGALLAAGFEPPAAALRTIAEWRGGKLRALRSPAALEALEAVLPELVKAIGAAPDPQATLIRFDKLVGGLPSAINFFHLLAAQPELAKIATRILSLAPTLADALGARVELIEGLIDKRAFESPATKAELMSEWAPGLSGLDYERLLDRVRDRVGERRFAYGVQLVAGASDPMMIACGYSELAEAALQVLADATVAEFIEAHGRVPGSELVILALGRLGGRALTHASDLDLIYLFTGDHLAESDGPRPLGATTYYNRLAQRVTAAMSVPTAAGKLYDVDTRLRPQGAQGPLVVTLDSFERYQREEAWTWEHMALLRARPVYGSDDAKAEVQRIIDDLLAAPREPVKLAQDAAEMRDRIAAHKPPKGPLDIKGGPGGLVDLEFAMQVTQLATAKCHDPNIGSALACMRVDGFAPAGVCDAHGLLGRMLVMLRLTAPDGEPATPAARQLVASACGEPGWPQLLAAHDAARQEIANWWASIRPS from the coding sequence ATGACCGCACTCGACGCATCCGCCCGCCAGTCGGCGCTCGACCGGCTGATCGCCAACGCGCCTTTCCTCGCGCGGCTGGCCGAGCTCAATCCCGATGACATATCGCGCTTCCTGGCCGATGGCACCGACGCCGCGCTCGCGCGGGTCGCGCCGCCGCCGGACGACGACGATATCATGCGCACGCTGCGCCAATGGCGCGGGCGCACGGCGTTGCTGCTCGCGCTCGGTGACCTGTCGGGCGAACATGATGTCGCCGCGACGACACGGCTGCTGTCGGCCTTCGCCGACCAGGCGTGCGACGCGGCGATCCGGGCGGCGTTTGCCGAACGCGTTCCGGGCGAGGAGGCGCGCGGGCTCGCGGTGGTCGCGCTCGGCAAGCTCGGCAGCCATGAACTCAACTATTCGTCGGACATCGACCCGATCCTGATCTTCGATCCCGCAACGCTGCCGCGGCGCCAGCGCGACGACCCCGACGAGGCGGCGGTGCGGATCGCGCGGCGGATGGTCGAAATCCTCTCGGCGCGCACCGGCGACGGCCATGTGCTGCGCGTCGACCTTCGCCTGCGCCCGCATCCCGAGGTGACGCCGATCGTGCTGCCCGAAAGCGCCGCAATCTCCTATTATGAATCCGAAGCGCTGGCGTGGGAGCAGGCGGCGTTCATCCGCTCGCGCGCCTCAGCGGGCGACCGCGCGCTCGGCGAAAATTTCCTCGCCGCGATCCAGCCCTTCATCTGGCGTCGCAGCCTCGATTTCCGCCAGCTCAAGGAAATCGGTGCGATGAGCGACCGGATCCGCGACCATTTCTCGCAAGGCCAGGCGTTCGGCCCCGGCTATGACCTCAAGCGCGGGCGCGGCGGCATCCGCGAGATCGAATTTTTCGCGCAGGTCCACCAGCTCATCTATGGCGGACGCGATCCGTCGCTGCGCGTTCCGGCGACGGTCGATGCGCTCGCGGCGCTGGCGAAGGCGGGGCGGATCGACGCGGATGTCGCCAATCGGCTGACGGGCCATTACGCGACGCTCCGCCGGATCGAGCATCGGCTACAGATGATCGAGGACCAGCAGACCCATTCGCTGCCGGTGCAGCCCGATGCGCTCGGTGCCGTGGCGCGGCTCGATGGCGAGACCGACGGCGCCGCCCTGCTCGCCGCGCTCCTGCCCGTCGTGACCGACGTCGGCGCCTGCTATGACAGCCTGGTCGTCGAGCGTGCCGTGACCGGCGGGCTTCCGCGCGAGGAAAGCGAACTGGCGGGCGCGCTGCTCGCCGCAGGCTTCGAGCCGCCCGCCGCCGCGCTGCGCACCATCGCCGAATGGCGCGGCGGCAAGCTGCGCGCGCTGCGCAGTCCGGCCGCGCTCGAAGCGCTCGAGGCGGTGCTTCCCGAACTGGTGAAGGCGATCGGCGCGGCGCCCGACCCGCAGGCGACGCTCATCCGCTTCGACAAGCTGGTCGGCGGGCTGCCGAGCGCGATCAATTTCTTCCACCTGCTCGCCGCCCAGCCCGAACTGGCGAAGATCGCGACCCGCATCCTTTCGCTCGCCCCGACTCTCGCCGATGCCCTCGGCGCGCGCGTGGAACTGATCGAGGGCCTCATCGACAAGCGTGCATTCGAGTCCCCCGCGACGAAAGCCGAACTGATGTCCGAATGGGCGCCGGGCCTGTCGGGGCTCGATTATGAACGCTTGCTCGACCGCGTCCGCGACCGCGTCGGCGAACGGCGCTTTGCCTATGGCGTGCAGCTCGTCGCGGGGGCGAGCGATCCGATGATGATCGCCTGCGGCTATTCCGAACTCGCCGAAGCGGCGTTGCAGGTGCTCGCCGATGCGACGGTTGCGGAATTCATCGAGGCGCACGGCCGCGTTCCGGGCAGCGAACTGGTCATCCTCGCGCTCGGCCGACTCGGCGGGCGGGCGCTGACCCATGCCTCGGACCTCGACCTCATCTATCTGTTCACCGGCGACCATCTTGCCGAATCCGACGGGCCGCGCCCGCTCGGCGCGACGACCTATTATAACCGCCTCGCGCAGCGCGTGACCGCGGCGATGTCGGTGCCGACTGCGGCGGGAAAGCTCTACGACGTCGATACGCGGTTGCGTCCGCAGGGCGCGCAGGGCCCCTTGGTGGTCACGCTCGACAGCTTCGAACGCTATCAGCGCGAGGAGGCTTGGACCTGGGAGCATATGGCGCTGCTCCGTGCCCGCCCGGTCTATGGCTCCGACGACGCGAAGGCGGAGGTTCAGCGGATCATCGACGATTTGCTCGCCGCGCCGCGCGAGCCGGTGAAACTGGCGCAGGATGCCGCCGAAATGCGCGACAGGATCGCCGCGCACAAGCCGCCAAAGGGTCCGCTCGACATCAAGGGCGGCCCCGGCGGGCTCGTCGACCTCGAATTCGCGATGCAGGTGACGCAGCTTGCTACGGCCAAGTGCCACGACCCCAATATCGGCTCGGCGCTCGCCTGCATGCGGGTCGATGGGTTTGCGCCCGCCGGGGTCTGCGACGCGCACGGCTTGCTGGGCCGGATGCTCGTCATGCTGCGCCTGACCGCGCCCGACGGGGAACCCGCGACCCCCGCCGCGCGTCAGCTTGTCGCGAGCGCCTGCGGCGAGCCCGGCTGGCCGCAGCTGCTTGCCGCGCATGACGCCGCGCGGCAGGAGATCGCAAACTGGTGGGCGTCGATTCGCCCATCGTAA
- a CDS encoding response regulator, whose product MSLGKAIAPHLPYLRRYGRAISGSQRSGDALVARLLETLVAHPDAIDTGGELRIQLYRMVHDNFGLMTNPAATGGETVPAEIAVADARLSRIPSLARQALLLTAVEGFSAEEAGRIVGRDAAAVEALIADAMEEIDRQTRARILIIEDEPIIAMDIEMIVRELGHDVVAVATTHTEAVADAQMHQPGLVLADIQLADNSSGIEAVQEILTDLTVPVIFITAFPERLLTGDRPEPAFLLTKPYQPATLRAAISQVLFFDESTVPA is encoded by the coding sequence ATGTCATTAGGCAAGGCGATCGCGCCGCATCTTCCCTATCTGCGGCGCTACGGCCGCGCGATTTCGGGGAGCCAGCGGAGCGGCGATGCGCTGGTCGCGCGCCTGCTCGAAACGCTGGTGGCGCATCCGGACGCGATCGACACCGGCGGCGAGCTCAGGATTCAGCTCTATCGCATGGTCCATGACAATTTCGGGCTGATGACGAACCCCGCCGCGACCGGCGGCGAAACGGTGCCCGCCGAGATCGCGGTCGCCGACGCGCGGCTCAGCCGCATCCCGTCGCTGGCGCGCCAGGCGCTGCTGCTGACCGCGGTCGAAGGCTTCAGCGCCGAGGAGGCCGGGCGGATCGTCGGCCGCGACGCCGCCGCGGTCGAGGCGCTGATCGCCGATGCGATGGAAGAGATCGACCGCCAGACGCGCGCCCGCATCCTGATCATCGAGGACGAGCCGATCATCGCGATGGATATCGAGATGATCGTCCGCGAGCTTGGCCATGATGTCGTCGCGGTCGCGACCACGCACACCGAAGCGGTGGCCGACGCGCAGATGCACCAGCCCGGCCTCGTCCTTGCCGACATCCAGCTTGCCGACAACAGCTCGGGGATCGAGGCGGTGCAGGAGATACTGACCGACCTGACGGTGCCGGTCATCTTCATCACCGCTTTCCCCGAACGCCTGCTGACCGGCGATCGGCCCGAGCCGGCGTTCCTGCTCACCAAGCCTTACCAGCCGGCGACCCTGCGCGCGGCGATCTCGCAGGTGCTGTTCTTCGACGAAAGCACGGTTCCGGCGTAA
- a CDS encoding NepR family anti-sigma factor: MSSESGTPPEKPAGKDAEKKLPGKVQEINVALRRAYDSAVDETIPQSMIDLLNKLN; encoded by the coding sequence ATGTCGTCTGAATCCGGTACGCCGCCCGAAAAGCCGGCCGGAAAGGACGCCGAGAAAAAACTCCCAGGGAAGGTGCAGGAGATTAACGTCGCCCTGCGCCGTGCCTATGACTCTGCCGTCGATGAGACCATCCCCCAATCGATGATCGACCTGCTCAACAAGCTGAACTGA
- the tgt gene encoding tRNA guanosine(34) transglycosylase Tgt produces the protein MTDRFTFQLAATDGAARTGVIRMARGDIRTPAFMPVGTAATVKAMRPADVRATGADIILGNTYHLMLRPGAERMARLGGLHDFMGWDRPILTDSGGYQVMSLSALTKQSEEGVTFKSHLDGSRHVLTPERSMEIQRLLGSDIVMAFDECPPNGVDAKRAEASMERSMRWAARSRAGFDAGGEHASRAALFGIQQGSLDERLRARSAAALTDIGFDGYAIGGLAVGEGQEAMFAVLDYAPGQLPADRPRYLMGVGKPDDLVGAVARGVDMFDCVLPTRSGRNGQAFTWDGPVNIRNAKHAEDLGPLDAACDCPVCTIWSRAYLHHLVRAGEMLGAMLMTQHNLHFYQALMQAMRDAITTGRFAAFQKDFAARYRK, from the coding sequence ATGACCGACAGATTCACCTTCCAGCTCGCCGCGACCGACGGCGCGGCGCGCACCGGCGTCATCCGGATGGCGCGCGGCGACATTCGCACCCCCGCCTTCATGCCCGTCGGCACCGCCGCAACCGTGAAGGCGATGCGCCCGGCCGACGTTCGCGCGACGGGGGCGGACATCATCCTCGGCAACACCTACCACCTGATGCTGCGCCCCGGCGCCGAGCGGATGGCGCGGCTTGGCGGTTTGCATGATTTCATGGGCTGGGACCGCCCGATCCTGACCGACAGCGGTGGCTATCAGGTGATGAGCCTGTCGGCGCTGACCAAGCAGAGCGAAGAGGGCGTGACCTTCAAAAGTCACCTCGACGGCTCGCGCCATGTGCTGACCCCCGAACGCTCGATGGAAATTCAGCGCCTGCTCGGCAGCGATATCGTGATGGCGTTCGACGAATGCCCGCCAAACGGCGTCGATGCCAAGCGCGCCGAGGCGAGCATGGAGCGTTCGATGCGCTGGGCCGCGCGCAGCCGCGCGGGGTTCGATGCGGGCGGCGAGCATGCGTCGCGCGCCGCGTTGTTCGGCATCCAGCAAGGCTCGCTCGACGAAAGGCTGCGCGCGCGGTCGGCGGCGGCGCTGACCGACATCGGTTTCGACGGCTATGCGATCGGCGGTCTCGCGGTGGGCGAGGGGCAGGAGGCGATGTTCGCCGTGCTCGACTATGCGCCCGGCCAGCTTCCCGCCGACCGCCCGCGCTATCTGATGGGGGTGGGCAAACCCGACGATCTGGTCGGCGCGGTCGCGCGCGGGGTCGATATGTTCGATTGCGTGCTGCCGACGCGATCGGGCCGCAACGGCCAGGCCTTCACCTGGGACGGGCCGGTCAACATCCGCAACGCCAAACATGCCGAGGATCTGGGGCCGCTCGATGCGGCGTGCGACTGCCCGGTCTGCACGATCTGGTCGCGCGCCTATCTCCACCATCTCGTTCGCGCGGGCGAGATGCTCGGCGCGATGCTGATGACACAGCATAATCTGCATTTCTATCAGGCGCTGATGCAGGCGATGCGCGACGCGATCACGACGGGGAGGTTCGCGGCGTTCCAAAAGGACTTCGCCGCGCGTTACCGGAAATGA
- a CDS encoding putative bifunctional diguanylate cyclase/phosphodiesterase yields MASSIDKSDGDEGAAADGARGFFGKIGARKARSRGDASEASAPLDTREALLLLRNFEESRRGWFWSTDANGRLTYITEAVARLMGRTGGALLGTGFTDLFLPVDSHGERQRTLPFLMTRQSKFDELPLRSAFEGDDRWWAVSGRPHFDGGGRFVGYRGSGADITAQRRSAEDASRLALYDSLTGLANRFHISKKLDTTLAAFTQQQRSCAIMLLDLDRFKQVNDTLGHPAGDALLKQVAQRLLKIVGDKEMVSRLGGDEFQIILPDIDDRGKLGDMAADIIASLSQPYSVEGSRCIIGASVGVAIAPFDGLTSDDLVRNADLALYAAKGNGRGRFAFYSSDLHQAAEDRRKLEEDLRDALARGEMELSYQPVVNAKSNMVTGVEALIRWTHPDRGIISPSVFIPIAEEANLIWSLGEWVLRKACEEAARWPGELRVAVNVSPIQFANADLPKVVASALAAAGLPPDRLELEITESVFLADSNETARMFKALKGLGVRLALDDFGTGYSSLGYLQSAPFDKIKIDQSFVRGATVKGSRNAAIIAAIVALAEALDMETTAEGIESHDQLDLIRKLAVSHVQGYIYSEPVSSDELLDHAAAGSWMIKPSGPARQRNDRFQMFRKVGAVHGNHRYNVVIRNLSATGAFIEGILEVPMGTQFVIDFGEGQLATSTVRRSMKHQQGIEFEQSLVSDGNGGLCTRHRVSPYLIAAASQQSQSAMALPAFTTANDWQAA; encoded by the coding sequence GTGGCATCGAGCATCGACAAGAGCGACGGGGATGAAGGCGCAGCGGCTGACGGCGCGCGCGGATTTTTCGGCAAGATCGGCGCGCGCAAGGCGCGATCACGCGGCGATGCCTCCGAAGCGTCCGCCCCCCTCGATACCCGCGAAGCGCTGCTGCTCCTCCGCAATTTTGAGGAAAGCCGCCGGGGCTGGTTCTGGTCGACCGATGCGAACGGACGGTTGACCTATATCACCGAAGCGGTCGCGCGGCTGATGGGGCGGACGGGCGGCGCGCTGCTCGGCACCGGCTTCACCGATCTGTTCCTTCCTGTCGACAGCCACGGCGAGCGCCAGCGCACGCTGCCGTTCCTGATGACCCGGCAGTCGAAATTCGACGAGTTGCCGCTGCGCAGCGCGTTCGAGGGTGACGACCGCTGGTGGGCGGTGTCGGGACGTCCGCATTTCGACGGCGGCGGCCGGTTCGTGGGCTATCGCGGCAGCGGCGCCGACATCACCGCGCAGCGCCGCTCGGCCGAGGACGCCTCGCGGCTCGCGCTCTATGATTCGCTGACCGGGCTCGCGAACCGTTTCCATATCTCGAAGAAACTCGACACGACGCTCGCCGCCTTCACCCAGCAACAGCGCAGTTGCGCGATCATGCTGCTCGACCTCGATCGCTTCAAGCAGGTCAACGACACGCTCGGCCATCCGGCGGGCGACGCGCTGCTGAAACAGGTCGCGCAGCGGCTGCTCAAGATCGTCGGCGACAAGGAGATGGTCAGCCGCCTCGGCGGCGACGAGTTCCAGATCATCCTCCCCGACATCGATGATCGCGGCAAGCTGGGCGACATGGCGGCCGACATCATCGCCAGCCTGTCGCAGCCCTATTCGGTCGAGGGCAGCCGCTGCATCATCGGCGCCTCCGTCGGGGTCGCGATCGCGCCGTTCGACGGCCTGACCAGCGACGACCTCGTCCGCAACGCCGACCTTGCGCTCTATGCCGCGAAAGGCAACGGCCGCGGCCGTTTCGCTTTCTATTCGAGCGACCTTCACCAGGCGGCCGAGGATCGCCGCAAGCTCGAAGAGGATTTGCGCGACGCGCTGGCACGCGGCGAGATGGAACTGAGCTATCAGCCTGTGGTCAATGCCAAATCGAACATGGTGACCGGGGTTGAGGCGCTGATCCGCTGGACGCACCCTGATCGCGGGATCATCTCACCCTCGGTGTTCATCCCGATCGCCGAAGAGGCCAATCTCATCTGGTCGCTCGGCGAATGGGTGCTGCGCAAGGCCTGCGAGGAAGCCGCGCGCTGGCCCGGCGAGCTTCGCGTCGCGGTCAATGTCTCGCCGATCCAGTTCGCCAATGCCGACCTGCCCAAGGTCGTCGCGAGCGCACTCGCCGCCGCCGGGCTACCGCCCGACCGGCTCGAGCTTGAGATCACCGAAAGCGTATTCCTTGCCGATTCGAACGAGACGGCGCGGATGTTCAAGGCGCTGAAGGGGCTTGGCGTGCGCCTTGCGCTCGACGATTTCGGCACCGGCTATTCGTCGCTCGGCTATCTGCAATCGGCGCCGTTCGACAAGATCAAGATCGACCAGAGTTTCGTGCGCGGCGCGACGGTGAAGGGGTCGCGCAATGCCGCGATCATCGCCGCGATCGTCGCGCTCGCCGAGGCGCTCGACATGGAAACGACCGCCGAGGGCATCGAATCGCACGACCAGCTCGACCTGATCCGCAAACTCGCGGTCAGCCATGTGCAGGGCTATATCTACAGCGAACCGGTTTCGAGCGACGAACTGCTCGATCATGCCGCGGCCGGATCGTGGATGATCAAGCCATCGGGTCCGGCGCGCCAGCGCAACGACCGCTTCCAGATGTTCCGCAAGGTCGGCGCGGTGCATGGCAATCATCGCTACAATGTCGTCATCCGCAACCTGTCGGCGACGGGCGCCTTCATCGAGGGCATATTGGAGGTGCCGATGGGCACGCAGTTCGTGATCGATTTCGGCGAGGGTCAGCTCGCGACCTCGACGGTCCGTCGCTCGATGAAGCATCAGCAGGGAATCGAATTCGAACAGTCGCTGGTCAGCGACGGCAATGGCGGGCTGTGCACCCGGCACCGCGTCTCGCCCTATCTGATCGCGGCGGCGAGCCAGCAGTCGCAATCGGCCATGGCGCTGCCGGCCTTCACCACCGCGAACGACTGGCAGGCGGCCTGA
- a CDS encoding RluA family pseudouridine synthase: MLLSDRILFLDGEALVIDKPEGLPVDPPRDGSLSLENHLDSLRFGFKRWPLAVHRLDRDTSGCLLLARNPKAHGRFTRAFEGREVEKQYLAILEGVPTSDHGTIDLPLGKTSTAEAGWRMVVDPKGKPSVSHWEMIAVEGDRALLRFRPETGRTHQLRVHALEGLGFPIVGDPVYGRGGTKTRTMLHAERLVVKRDVKPSIIAEAAFPDRFAALGFSAPEGAAPTRG; this comes from the coding sequence ATGCTCCTTTCCGACCGCATCCTTTTCCTCGACGGCGAGGCGCTCGTCATCGACAAGCCCGAAGGCCTGCCGGTCGATCCGCCGCGCGACGGCAGCCTCAGCCTCGAAAATCATCTCGACAGCCTGCGCTTCGGTTTCAAGCGCTGGCCGCTCGCGGTCCATCGGCTCGACCGCGACACCTCGGGCTGCCTGTTGCTGGCGCGCAATCCGAAAGCGCACGGTCGCTTCACCCGCGCGTTCGAGGGACGCGAGGTCGAAAAGCAATATCTCGCGATCCTCGAAGGCGTACCGACAAGCGACCACGGCACCATCGACCTGCCGCTCGGCAAGACATCGACCGCCGAAGCGGGCTGGCGCATGGTCGTCGACCCAAAAGGCAAGCCGTCGGTATCGCACTGGGAAATGATCGCGGTCGAGGGCGACCGCGCGCTGCTTCGCTTCCGGCCCGAAACCGGCCGCACCCACCAGCTTCGCGTCCACGCGCTCGAAGGGCTCGGCTTTCCGATCGTCGGCGACCCCGTCTACGGGCGCGGCGGCACGAAAACCCGCACGATGCTCCACGCCGAACGGCTCGTCGTGAAACGTGACGTCAAGCCGTCGATCATCGCCGAGGCCGCCTTCCCCGACCGCTTCGCCGCGCTCGGCTTTTCCGCTCCCGAAGGGGCGGCGCCGACGCGTGGCTGA
- the arfB gene encoding alternative ribosome rescue aminoacyl-tRNA hydrolase ArfB, whose amino-acid sequence MAEIPESAIREKFLAGTGPGGQNVNKVATACQLRVDVYALGLDPDAYRRLKTLAGSRMTSEGELVILARRFRTQEANRADARQRLNDLVDAALVRPERRIKTKPSKAAKARRIDSKKARSSVKAGRGRVSFD is encoded by the coding sequence GTGGCTGAGATTCCCGAAAGCGCGATCCGCGAGAAATTCCTGGCGGGCACGGGACCGGGCGGGCAGAATGTCAACAAGGTCGCGACCGCGTGCCAGCTTCGCGTCGATGTCTATGCGCTCGGTCTCGACCCCGACGCCTATCGGCGATTGAAGACGCTCGCGGGCAGTCGCATGACGAGCGAAGGCGAACTGGTCATCCTCGCGCGCCGCTTCCGCACCCAGGAGGCAAACCGCGCCGACGCGCGGCAGCGGCTGAACGATCTGGTCGACGCCGCGCTCGTCCGCCCCGAAAGGCGGATCAAGACCAAGCCGAGCAAGGCGGCAAAAGCGCGCCGCATCGACAGCAAGAAAGCGCGCAGTTCGGTGAAGGCGGGGCGCGGCCGCGTGTCCTTCGACTAG
- a CDS encoding SOS response-associated peptidase family protein, with translation MQLYRLDATAPQISAAFGVEAGDDPWAGDYVAPGRPAPVIVPDSRGGSRRYLRPRLWGVPPPPRGTQPITSVRNLASPFWIGTLRHPELRCLIPATSYAEWSGPDGARRQHWFALAGRPLFAFAGIQRQTGDWPSFAVLVTDPNSLVERHQPNAMPVILHPEDQERWLTAEWRDARNLVAPYPGHLMAVGDAPPHP, from the coding sequence ATGCAACTCTATCGGCTCGACGCCACGGCGCCCCAGATTTCCGCCGCTTTCGGGGTTGAGGCGGGCGATGATCCGTGGGCGGGCGACTATGTCGCGCCGGGCCGTCCGGCGCCGGTGATCGTCCCCGACAGCCGCGGCGGATCGCGCCGTTACCTGCGTCCCCGATTGTGGGGCGTGCCGCCGCCACCGCGCGGGACGCAGCCGATCACCAGCGTCCGCAATCTCGCGAGCCCGTTCTGGATCGGCACGCTGCGCCATCCCGAGCTTCGCTGCCTGATCCCCGCGACGAGCTATGCCGAATGGTCGGGGCCCGATGGCGCACGGCGACAGCACTGGTTCGCGCTCGCCGGCCGACCCCTCTTCGCCTTTGCCGGCATCCAGCGCCAAACCGGGGACTGGCCGAGCTTCGCGGTGCTCGTCACCGATCCCAACAGCCTTGTCGAGCGCCACCAGCCGAATGCCATGCCGGTGATCCTGCACCCGGAGGATCAGGAGCGCTGGCTGACCGCCGAGTGGCGCGACGCGCGCAACCTCGTCGCGCCCTATCCCGGCCATCTGATGGCGGTCGGCGACGCGCCTCCGCACCCCTGA